Proteins encoded within one genomic window of Chroicocephalus ridibundus chromosome 7, bChrRid1.1, whole genome shotgun sequence:
- the UPP2 gene encoding uridine phosphorylase 2 isoform X3 → MGIPSISIMLHELIKLLHHAKCRDVTIIRIGTSGGLGIEAGSVVITDMAVDSSFKPRFEQVVLDDVVVRSTELDTDLTEELLACSKEIPDFPTLIGHTMCTYDFYEGQGRLDGALCSFSSEKKLEYLKRAYDAGVRNIEMESTAFAALCGLCGLKAAVVCVTLLDRLEGDQIRVPREVLGEYQQRPQRLVAAFIRKRLGMKRKALLSTH, encoded by the exons ATGGGAATCCCTTCCATTTCCATCATGCTTCACGAACTGATCAAACTGCTGCACCATGCAAAATGCCGAGACGTTACTATTATACGCATCGGTACTTCTGGAGGCTTAG GGATTGAGGCCGGGTCTGTTGTGATCACGGACATGGCGGTGGACTCCTCCTTCAAGCCACGGTTCGAGCAGGTGGTGCTGGATGACGTGGTGGTGCGGAGCACTGAGCTGGACACGGACCTCACGGAGGAACTACTTGCCTGCAGCAAGGAGATCCCCGACTTTCCCACCCTCATTGGCCACACCATGTGCACCTATGACTTCTACGAAG GTCAGGGGAGATTAGACGGAGCGTTGTgctctttttccagtgaaaaaaagTTAGAGTATTTAAAAAGAGCTTATGACGCCGGCGTAAGGAACATTGAAATGGAGTCCACGGCGTTCGCTGCCCTGTGCGGGCTGTGCGGCCTGAAAG CTGCCGTCGTCTGCGTGACGCTCCTGGACCGGCTGGAGGGGGACCAGATCCGTGTGCCCCGCGAGGTGCTGGGGGAGTACCAGCAGCGGCCCCAGCGCCTGGTCGCCGCCTTCATCCGGAAGCGCCTGGGGATGAAGCGAAAGGCGCTTCTCTCCACCCACTGA